The Thermomonospora amylolytica sequence GGAGGAGTGGAGCCGCCGGCTGCTGGCCGACGGGCGCGTCGACCACGCGGACGCCGCGCTGCTGCAGGTGCGGGAGAACAAGTTCTACGCCGACCTGGCCGGGACGGTCACCACCCAGCAGCGGGTGCGGCTGCATTCGGTGCTGGAGGCGGTGGCGGTCGCCGGCGGCCGGTTCGACACGATGCGGACGCTGGCCCCGCCGGTCGGCCGCGGGTACGAGTGGCTCACCGGCCGTCCCGGGTCGGGCGCCTGGGACTGGGACGGGGAGCTGGCGCGGCTGCCGGAGCTGCTGGCCGAGAAGCTGGCGGCGCCGTCGGTGGAGCCCGGCCGCTACGACGTGGTGATCGACCCGTCGAACCTGTGGCTGACCATCCACGAGTCGATCGGGCACGCCACCGAGCTGGACCGGGCGCTGGGCTACGAGGCGGCCTACGCGGGCACCTCGTTCGCCACCCCCGACAAGCTGGGCGAGCTGCGGTACGGATCGCCGGTGATGAACGTGACCGGGGACCGGACCGCCGAGCACGGGCTGGCCACCATCGGCTACGACGACGAGGGCGTGCGGACCCAGGAGTTCCCCATCGTCACCGAGGGCGTGTTCACCGGCTACCAGCTCGACCGGCGGATCGCCCGGCTGACCGGGCAGGAGCGCAGCAACGGGTGCGCGTTCGCCGACTCGGCGTCCAGCATGCCGCTGCAGCGGATGGCGAACGTGTCGCTGCGGCCGGCGCCGGACGGGCCGTCCACCGAGGAGCTGATCGCCGGGGTGGAGCGCGGCCTGTACATCGTCGGCGACAAGAGCTGGTCGATCGACATGCAGCGGTACAACTTCCAGTTCACCGGGCAGCGGTTTTACCTCATCGAGAACGGGCGGCTGGCCGGGCAGGTGCGGGACGTGGCCTACCAGGCCACCACCACCGACTTCTGGAACTCCATGGAGGCGGTGGGCGGCCCGCAGACCTACGTGCTGGGCGGGGCGTTCAACTGCGGCAAGGGCCAGCCGGGGCAGATCGCCCCGGTCAGCCACGGCTGCCCGTCGGCGCTGTTCCGCGGCGTCAACATCCTCAACGCGGTGAAGGAGGCCGGTCAGTGACCCCGCAGGAGACCGTGGAGAAGGCGCTGGCGCTGTCGCGGGCCGACGACTGCGTGGTGATCGCCGAGGAGTCGAGCACGGCCAACCTGCGGTGGGCGGGCAACACGCTGACCACCAACGGCGTCACCCGGTCGCGGCGGCTCACCGTGATCGCGCTGAGGAGGACCGGGGACGGGATGGCGGCCGGGGCGGTGTCGCGGACCGCGGTGCCGGACCACCAGATCGAGGACGTGGTGCGCCAGGCCGAACGGGTCGCCGCCGCCAGCGGGCCCGCCGAGGACGCCGCGCCGCTGGTCACCGACGTTCCCGGAGACGTCGCCGGGGGCGGGGCGTGGGATTCCCCGCCCGCCGAGACCGAGATCGGGGTGTTCTCCGGCGTCGCCCCGGCGCTCGGCGAGGCGTTCGCGGAGGCCGAGGCC is a genomic window containing:
- a CDS encoding TldD/PmbA family protein; its protein translation is MHEIDPAFTALPLRALADAALTRARELGAAHADFRLERIRSQTLRLHDANLQTALDADDLGLSVRVVKDGTWGFAAGVDLTADGAAKVAEQAVRVAEVARPVNREPIELAPEPVHGERTWVSAYEVDPFTVATADKVALLEEWSRRLLADGRVDHADAALLQVRENKFYADLAGTVTTQQRVRLHSVLEAVAVAGGRFDTMRTLAPPVGRGYEWLTGRPGSGAWDWDGELARLPELLAEKLAAPSVEPGRYDVVIDPSNLWLTIHESIGHATELDRALGYEAAYAGTSFATPDKLGELRYGSPVMNVTGDRTAEHGLATIGYDDEGVRTQEFPIVTEGVFTGYQLDRRIARLTGQERSNGCAFADSASSMPLQRMANVSLRPAPDGPSTEELIAGVERGLYIVGDKSWSIDMQRYNFQFTGQRFYLIENGRLAGQVRDVAYQATTTDFWNSMEAVGGPQTYVLGGAFNCGKGQPGQIAPVSHGCPSALFRGVNILNAVKEAGQ